In the Sandaracinus amylolyticus genome, CCGCGTCATGGAGGGCGGCAATCTACCTCGCGCGAAGCCTCTGCTCCACTTCGGCGAGCCGCGCCTGCAGGAGGGCGTTGTCGGGCTCGTGCTGCATCGCGAGCTTCAGGTTGAGCCGCGCCGTCGCCCAGTCGCCCTTCTTGAATGCTTCCGTCGCCTTCTGCGCGAACGGACGCGCGCGCGGCGAACGGATCGCGAGGCCGCCGGTCGCCGGCCCGTTGCCGCGATCGGTCTTCTCCTCGGGGTCGAGGCGGAGCTTCCCGCGGGCGCGCTGGGCCTCGTAGATGCGGCGCTGCTCGGGGTCGAGGAGCACGCGGTACGCCTCGGCCCCGCGCCGGTAGATCTGCGCGGCGCGCTCCTGTTTCTCGGCCGGCGCGCCCGCGAAGCGGTCGGGGTGGTACTTCGCCGCGAACGCGTGGAACGCGCGCCGCACGTCGTCGACCGTCGACGTCGGCTCGACCTGCAGCAGGTCGTAGTAGTCCAATTGGTCCAGCCGGTCGTCGCTCATCCGACCATCTGCTGCTGACGCGCGGCCATCTTCTGGATGTCCGCGTCGCTCATGCCGCCGACGAGCTGGATGCGGATCGACTGCTCGCGCCCGGTGTCGAGATCCTTCGCCTTCACGCCGAGCGTTCCGTCGGCGTCCATCAGGAACGTCACGCCGATCTTCACCGCGCCGCGCAGCGCCTGACGCAGCCCGGAGAGCTCGATCTCGCCGAGCGGCTGGTTGTCCTCGAGGCGCCGCGACTCTCCCTGCACGACGCGCACGCGCACGCTGTCCTGCATGTCCGTCGCGGTCGAGAACACGCGCGTCTGCTCGACCGGGATCGCCGCGTTGCGCTTGATGACGTGCTCGCAGAAACCGCCGACCGTCTCGACGCCCAGCGAGTGCGGCGTGACGTCGAGCAGCAGCGGCGGACGCACCGACTCCGGCGGCGGAGGCGGCGACGACCAACCGCTCGCGATCGGCGCGCTCGGCTGCGCCGGCGCGGGCGGCAGCGCGGCGGGCTCGCGCGGCTTCACCTGCGGCGCGCTCGGCGGATCACGGAACTCCGGGACCGGCCGCGCGGCGACCGGGCGCGGCGGAGGCGGCGCGGCCTTGCCCACCACGACCGAGCGCGCCGCGACCACGCCGGGGATCGCCGGGAGCGGCGGCTTCGGCGGCGCGACGGCGGGCTTCGCGGGCAACGGAGGCGGAGGCGGCACCGCGACGGGCTCGTTCTTGGCCGGGGGCGGCGGGAGCGACGAGCGCTCGAACGGCGATCGCCGCACCAGCGTCTCGTCCTCGTCGCTGGTGCGCGGCCCGAGCCACGAGTCGTCCGGCGGAGGAGGCGGAGCCGCCTGCTCGCGCGGCTGGAACGCGGGACCGACCGGGCGCTGGGCCGCGATCTCGTCCTCGAGCTCGGCGCGTCGCTGCACCGCCTTGAGCTCGGTCTGCGTGACGCGCTTGAGCGCGACCTTGCCGAGCGCCGCGGGCGGCGGCACCGACGCCGTGCTCCCGCGCAGCGCCCATCCCTGCAGCGCCGCGCCCTGCGCGACCACGAGGTCGGGATCGATCGTCGCGAGCGGCTCGCGCCCGAAGTACTCCGCGACCAGCCGCCGCACGATCGGCATGCGCGTGCTGCCGCCGACGAGGATCACGTTGTCGAGCTGCGTGGGCCGCACCCCCGCGGTGCGCATCGCCTCCTCGCACACGTCGAACGTGCGCGAGATCAACGGGCGCACCATCTGCTCGAGCGCGTCGCGCGAGAGACCGAACGTGAGATCGAGCGAAACGCCGCCCTCGCCGTACGCGAGCTCCTCGACGCGCAGGTGCACTTCCTCTTCGCTCGAGAGCTGGCACTTGCTCCACTCGGCCGCGGCGCGCAGTCGCTCGTAGGCCTGCGGATCCTGGCGCGGATCGAAGCGGTGATGCGCGAGGAACGCGTCCGCCATCTTCTCCGCGATCAGCACGTCGACGTCGTCGCCGCCGAGGAACGTGTCGCCCGCGGTCGACATCACCTCGAACACGTCGCCCGCGAGCTCGAGGATCGTCACGTCGAACGTGCCGCCGCCCATGTCGTAGATCGCGATCCGCTCGCGCGATCCCCGTCCGTAGCCGTACGCCAGCGCGGCAGCGGTCGGCTCGTTCAAGATGCGCAGCACCTCGAGCCCCGCGATCTTCCCGGCGGCCTTCGTCGCGCTGCGCTGCAGCTCGGTGAAGTTCGCGGGCACCGTGATCACGGCGCGTGTGCACTCGGTGCCGAGCGCCTGCTCCGCGATGCGACGCACCTCGCGCAGCACGAACGCGCTGATCTCGGGCAGCGTGTACGCCTCGCCGCGCGCCTGCACCGTCACGCCCTGGTTCGGCGCCTCGGTCAGCGCGAACGGGAAGCGCTCCTGCGCACGCTGCACCTCGATGCTGCGATAGGGGCGCCCGATCAGGCGCTTCACCGAGTAGATCGTGTTCTTCGCGTCGAGGAGACGACGCTCGCGCGCGGGGTACCCGACGAGCACGTCGCCTGCGGGATGGAACGACACGACCGAGGGGATCAGGCGATTCCCCTCGGCGTCCATCAGCACCTGCGCACGTTGGCCCTCCGCGACGGCGACGACGCTGTTGGTGGTGCCGAGGTCGATTCCGAGGACGGGAGACGCCATGAGCCGAGACTTCGACCGGGCAGTCTACCTGAACGTCCGTCCGAAAATCTCGTGGCGGATCAGGCCTCGGGCAGCGTCGCGAGGACCTCGTCGATCCAGCGATTCACCTGCTTCGGGAAGGGCCACATCCATCCGTACGCGGGGCTCGTGAACTGGCGCAGCACGTGCGCGCGCAGCTCGGGCGAGCGCGCCTTCGCGGGGCCCCACACCTCGGCGACCGCGCGGAACGTCTCGGCGTACGCCTCCCACTCGATGCGCGCGCGACCGTACGCGAGCCCCAGCGGGAAGAACGGCAGCGCGTAGAGGAAGCTCATCAGCAGCATCCCGTAGCGACGCGACTGGCGCAGGTGCACCGCCTCGTGCCGCATCGTGATGTAGCGCTCGCGCGGATCGCGCTGCTCCCACTCGGTCGGCGTGTAGATCGTCCGACCGAGCACGGTCGTGTAGCGCGTGAGGTAGGCCGACTGTCCGCCGAGCGTCACGATCTTCAGCAGCCGATCGATCACGATCGACATCGTGTGCCCGCGCTTGCTCACCACGCGCAGCCCCGGGAATTCGCGCTGCAGCGCCTCGACGTACTCGCGGTAGAGCGCCTCGCTCACGAGAAGCTGCCCTGGCGTCGCTCGAGACCGTCGTCTGGCAGCTCGTACCAGTCGCCCTTGTCCGCGACGTGGATGTGCACGCCCGCGCGCAGTCCCGTCGGTGCATCGAGCGAGCCCGCGGTCACACCGCGCACCTTCGAGCCCTCGTGCTGCCAGAACAACGTCGTGCCGCACGTCCCGCAGAACCCGCGCTGCACGTGCTCCGACGAGCGATACCAGCGCAGCGCGCCCTGCGCGTCGTGCAGCACGAACGAGTCGACGAGCGCGGTCGTGTACGCGCCCGCGTAGCCATGCACCCGCCGGCACATCCCGCAGTGACAGAACGAGACCTCGCGCATCGGCGCGTGCACCTCGAACGAGATCGCGCCGCACAGACAGCGCCCGCGCCCGTGCACCGCGCTCACTCGGGCTCCTCTTCGAAGCGCGCGAGCCCGTCGTCCGGGATCTCGTAGTAGTCGCCCTTGCTCCCGACCCAGATGTGGCTCTCGACGCGCACGCCGGTCGGCGCATCGAGCGAGCCCGCGGTCACCTCGCGCTCGCGCTCGGTCGCGCGATCGAAGAACAGCCCCGACCCGCAGGTGCCGCAGAACCCGCGCTGCACGTCGTGCGACGAGCGATACCAGCGCAGCGCGCCCTGCGGATCGTGCACCACGAACGCGTCGCGCTCCGCGCTCGCATACGCGCCGACGTGCGAGTGCTGGCGACGACAGATCGAGCAGTGACAGAACGAGAGCGCGCGCAGCGGCGCGCGCACCTCGTACGAGATCGCGCCGCAGAGGCAGCGTCCCGTGTGGTGCGCGCGCGCCGCGTCGCTCATGCGTCCTCGCCCGGCCCCTCGTTGCCCGGCGGCGGCATCGACTCGCCGAGCTCCGGCAGCGGCGCCGGCTCGCCCTCCTCGGGCTCCGCGAGGCGCTCCACGTCGACCACGCGCTCGTCGCCCGACACGCGGATGATGCGCACGCCCTGCGTGTTGCGGCCCGCCTCGCGGATCTGGTGCACGTGGGTGCGGATGATCTGCCCGCCGTTCGTGATCACCATCACCTGATCGTCGGGGCTCACCACGCGCAGCGCGACGAGCTCGCCGTTCCGCTCGCTCGTCTCCATCGCGATGATCCCGAGGCCACCGCGGTTCTGCACGCGCCACGTGGAGTTGCCCTCCGCGTCGCGCATCGGCGTGCGCTTGCCGTAGCCGTTCGCGCTGATCGCGAGGACCTGCTTCGACTCGTCGTCGATCACGTCCATGCCGATCACACGATCGCCCTCGCGCAGATCGATGCCGCGCACGCCGCGCGTGTCGCGGCCCGTCGGGCGCACGTCCTCCACCTGGAAGCGGATCGACATGCCCTTCGCGGTTCCGATCAGCACCTCGCTCTTCTCGTCGACGATGCGCGCCGCGAGCAGCTGGTCGCCGTCCTCGATCTGCACGCCGATGATGCCGCTCGAGCGCATGTTCCCGTACGCGCTCAGCGCGGTGCGCTTCACCGTCCCGCCGCGCGTGCACGTCAGCATGAAGTGCTCTTCGTCGAACTTCTCGA is a window encoding:
- a CDS encoding Hsp70 family protein; the encoded protein is MASPVLGIDLGTTNSVVAVAEGQRAQVLMDAEGNRLIPSVVSFHPAGDVLVGYPARERRLLDAKNTIYSVKRLIGRPYRSIEVQRAQERFPFALTEAPNQGVTVQARGEAYTLPEISAFVLREVRRIAEQALGTECTRAVITVPANFTELQRSATKAAGKIAGLEVLRILNEPTAAALAYGYGRGSRERIAIYDMGGGTFDVTILELAGDVFEVMSTAGDTFLGGDDVDVLIAEKMADAFLAHHRFDPRQDPQAYERLRAAAEWSKCQLSSEEEVHLRVEELAYGEGGVSLDLTFGLSRDALEQMVRPLISRTFDVCEEAMRTAGVRPTQLDNVILVGGSTRMPIVRRLVAEYFGREPLATIDPDLVVAQGAALQGWALRGSTASVPPPAALGKVALKRVTQTELKAVQRRAELEDEIAAQRPVGPAFQPREQAAPPPPPDDSWLGPRTSDEDETLVRRSPFERSSLPPPPAKNEPVAVPPPPPLPAKPAVAPPKPPLPAIPGVVAARSVVVGKAAPPPPRPVAARPVPEFRDPPSAPQVKPREPAALPPAPAQPSAPIASGWSSPPPPPESVRPPLLLDVTPHSLGVETVGGFCEHVIKRNAAIPVEQTRVFSTATDMQDSVRVRVVQGESRRLEDNQPLGEIELSGLRQALRGAVKIGVTFLMDADGTLGVKAKDLDTGREQSIRIQLVGGMSDADIQKMAARQQQMVG
- a CDS encoding GFA family protein; the protein is MSAVHGRGRCLCGAISFEVHAPMREVSFCHCGMCRRVHGYAGAYTTALVDSFVLHDAQGALRWYRSSEHVQRGFCGTCGTTLFWQHEGSKVRGVTAGSLDAPTGLRAGVHIHVADKGDWYELPDDGLERRQGSFS
- a CDS encoding J domain-containing protein, with the translated sequence MSDDRLDQLDYYDLLQVEPTSTVDDVRRAFHAFAAKYHPDRFAGAPAEKQERAAQIYRRGAEAYRVLLDPEQRRIYEAQRARGKLRLDPEEKTDRGNGPATGGLAIRSPRARPFAQKATEAFKKGDWATARLNLKLAMQHEPDNALLQARLAEVEQRLRAR
- a CDS encoding GFA family protein gives rise to the protein MSDAARAHHTGRCLCGAISYEVRAPLRALSFCHCSICRRQHSHVGAYASAERDAFVVHDPQGALRWYRSSHDVQRGFCGTCGSGLFFDRATEREREVTAGSLDAPTGVRVESHIWVGSKGDYYEIPDDGLARFEEEPE